In a single window of the Cydia splendana chromosome 20, ilCydSple1.2, whole genome shotgun sequence genome:
- the LOC134800763 gene encoding DNA polymerase interacting tetratricopeptide repeat-containing, protein of 47 kDa: MAEESSQEPKKPMTDEERLALCQKMDQELDDFINSLERTRYTDGWSEDKWEEEMDKHPFFMKTVPENGDMSALAEGLAKLKYDPEENTALELATNYKEDGNFNFRHKNYRLAILGYTEGIKVRCEDAEMNAFLYNNRAAAQYHLKNYRSALADSERALSFKPDHAKARLRAAKCAFEIANYEKCLKHCNKLLEDNPSDAEATELIAKTKKKILIQARDKRKQEKLEQVKQQQKDEVVKAILERGIRIANCDEEDDLDLSKLEPSMPGAHGNMVHLENGKLQWPVLLFYPEHLLTDFIVDCPEDVPLETQLEKVFPAPWDTQNKYGTDKVNVYSEGYNKLPHIIDISMDLGDILKMKYFEVKGGTPAFVVVPRGSQVEKKFLSGYFS, translated from the exons ATGGCTGAAGAAAGCTCTCAAGAGCCGAAGAAGCCTATGACGGACGAGGAGAGGCTGGCTTTGTGCCAGAAAATGGACCAGGAGCTTGACGATTTCATCAACAGTCTGGAGCGAACGAGATACACTGATGGATGGTCTGAGGATAAGTGGGAG GAAGAAATGGACAAGCATCCATTCTTCATGAAGACGGTACCCGAGAACGGTGACATGTCCGCCCTGGCCGAGGGCCTGGCCAAGCTGAAGTACGATCCGGAGGAGAACACTGCGTTGGAACTGGCGACTAACTATAAGGAGGATGGGAACTTCAACTTCCGTCATAAGAACTACCGGTTGGCTATACTTGG GTACACGGAAGGCATAAAAGTCAGATGCGAAGACGCCGAAATGAACGCATTTTTATACAACAACCGGGCGGCCGCGCAATACCACCTCAAGAACTACCGTTCAGCCCTTGCCGACAGCGAACGAGCCCTATCTTTCAAACCGGACCACGCCAAGGCCCGCCTCAGAGCAGCTAAGTGCGCCTTTGAGATAGCTAACTACGAAAAATGCCTCAAACATTGCAATAAACTCCTAGAAGACAACCCTAGTGACGCAGAAGCTACAGAACTCATcgctaaaacaaaaaaaaaaatcctcatcCAAGCCCGAGATAAACGAAAGCAAGAAAAGCTAGAACAAGTCAAGCAACAACAGAAAGATGAGGTTGTCAAAGCGATTTTGGAGCGAGGTATTCGCATTGCTAACTGCGATGAAGAAGATGACCTAGATTTGTCTAAGTTAGAACCTAGTATGCCTGGAGCTCATGGTAATATGGTGCATTTGGAGAATGGGAAGCTACAGTGGCCGGTCCTGCTTTTTTATCCTGAGCATCTCTTAACGGATTTCATTGTAGATTGCCCGGAGGATGTTCCGTTAGAAACTCAGTTGGAAAAAGTTTTCCCCGCTCCATGGGACACTCAAAACAAATACGGAACAGATAAAGTAAATGTGTATTCAGAAGGTTATAACAAGCTTCCACATATCATAGATATTTCCATGGATTTGGGAGATATAttgaaaatgaaatattttgagGTGAAAGGTGGGACTCCGGCCTTTGTAGTGGTGCCTCGAGGTAGCCAAGTTGAGAAAAAGTTCCTTTCAGGATATTTCTCTTAA
- the LOC134800486 gene encoding uncharacterized protein LOC134800486, which translates to MDVRIRACVLLAIWLNWIKMAIPYNFRNHPCCQDVPENLTLAMIIDAFEIYGHDPTDKLDNLWLYQEEMLKVRTAEDQYIINERVHVATDHLGRFIQLHVKELKVLLITLDDVIDNMLSMYENHNSIAAERKATYSGGPVPMEFYLSQEYHCGKNVYIFVSELYSDIYNMGRGPAPFCKDRSFVFLGFLHYHDEQKYYLIDDPSITFPTDNFLHGLECHIGICIFRFPFKKILQKQRDVVTLPKAIVKCGLVMYKLPPLSAASCIIASGSFILDFNIQGLRYRHHDFLLTIPNGGSYYTKERGTPLVCNHHVCEWNYTNHYGGPFLIPGDPGSGIDPVPPYVEASTKPPEADEPENITIPYILEGCLFMYPPNYGSIAGKSYLDPVDLHEDRFTCNAAGNKGLYWYPQWMGAMPHHPYTSMHTDSEAVVAPGSVVYPHQQDYEREELADLD; encoded by the exons ATGGACGTTCGCATTCGCGCGTGCGTGCTACTCGCAATATGGCTGAACTGGATAAAGATGGCG ATTCCATACAACTTCCGCAACCACCCTTGCTGCCAAGACGTACCCGAGAACCTCACCCTGGCAATGATCATAGACGCCTTCGAGATCTACGGCCACGACCCTACGGACAAGCTGGACAACCTGTGGCTGTATCAGGAAGAGATGCTGAAGGTCAGGACTGCTGAAGATCAG TACATAATCAACGAGCGAGTGCACGTCGCCACCGATCATCTGGGTCGCTTCATTCAGCTCCATGTGAAGGAATTAAAG GTGCTTTTGATAACCCTGGACGACGTCATAGACAACATGTTGAGCATGTACGAGAACCACAACTCCATAGCGGCGGAGAGAAAGGCCACGTACTCGGGCGGCCCGGTGCCGATGGAGTTCTACCTGAGTCAAG AGTACCATTGCGGAAAAAACGTGTACATATTCGTCTCAGAGTTATACAGCGACATCTACAACATGGGTCGCGGGCCGGCGCCATTTTGCAAAGATCGCTCCTTCGTGTTCCTTGGCTTTCTACACTACCATGACGAGCAGAAATACTACCTGATCGACGACCCCAGTATCACGTTCCCTACTGACAACTTCTTGCATGGACTCGAGTGCCATATCGGTATTTGCATCTTTAG GTTTCCCTTCAAGAAAATCCTTCAGAAACAGCGCGACGTAGTCACACTCCCTAAAGCCATCGTCAAATGCGGTCTGGTCATGTACAAGCTGCCCCCGTTGTCGGCAGCGTCCTGTATCATCGCGTCTGGCTCGTTCATTCTGGACTTCAATATACAGGGCCTGCGGTATAGACATCATGATTTCTTGCTG ACAATACCAAATGGAGGCTCATACTACACCAAAGAGCGTGGGACGCCCCTTGTCTGCAACCACCACGTTTGCGAGTGGAACTACACCAACCATTATGGAG GTCCATTCCTGATCCCCGGTGACCCCGGAAGCGGTATCGACCCCGTGCCCCCCTACGTGGAGGCCTCCACCAAACCCCCAGAAGCCGACGAGCCGGAGAATATCACTATACCGT ATATCCTGGAAGGCTGTCTGTTCATGTACCCGCCCAACTACGGGTCCATCGCCGGCAAGAGCTATCTGGACCCTGTGGACTTGCACGAAGACCGATTCACTTGCAACGCTGCAGGAAACAAG GGTCTATACTGGTACCCTCAATGGATGGGCGCCATGCCCCACCACCCGTATACTTCAATGCACACAGACAGCGAAGCGGTCGTCGCGCCCGGATCGGTCGTCTATCCCCACCAACAAGATTACGAACGTGAAGAACTTGCCGATCTAGACTAG